GCGGCAGCAGTAGTAGTAGCCGACACGGCATTTCCGATGAGGCCAAAGCCACCATCCTTCACCTGAGGGAGAGCCTTGTGCGACAGAAGGAGACCATCTTGGATCAGCGAGAGACCATTCGGGAACTGACGGCAAAACTGACTCTCTGTGAGAGCTTTGGGAGGGGACACCATGAAGATCATCACGGCCCTTCACAACACAACTCCCAGCATTCCTCACACCACTATGACGGCCACCATGCTGATCCACACTTCCCTTTAAACGGACATCGCAGTGACCATCACAGAGGCAAATCTCCATATCTGGGCAAACATGGCTTCTCACCAGAACAGACAGGAAAAACCCTGCAGGCCCTGAAGGAGAGGCTGGAAAATCTTCAGGTGGGAGGGAAACTGAAAATGAAAGcctgcaaataataataataataataataaatagttaaTATACTgtcgttcaaaagttttttttaagtctctatgctcaccaagaatgcatttatttaatcaaaaatacagtgaaaacaggaatattatagaaatattattacaatttcaaataactgtttttagtatattttaaaatgtaatttatttctatgatcacaaagctgaattttcagcatctattactccagtcttcagtgtcacatgttccttcagaaatcaataaaatatggcgattttctgctcaagaaacatatctTATTATTAgtcttgaaaacagttgtgctgcttaataattttgtgataatttttttacatttttcataaaacattatataagtctttaatgtcaattttgatcagTATAATGCATCTTtggtaaataaaagtaataatttcttgaaaaacaaaatgaaacgaAAGTTTTCCAAATCCTGCTTGGATTTGTTTTTAGGGGTTATGTCACATGTCACAGGCTGATCTGTATTCAGGGCAACTTCTCAGCACGACATAAgctcttttctgtttctgtaaCGTACACTTTTGTGGCTTCCTGTGCCAACAACAGATCATTGAGTACAGTCTTCCGTTTAGGCAGCCCAGTCAGGATTTGCTTATTTAATTAGCCGTATTCCTACCTTTGAGAAAGCAAATTGGATAAAATGGTACAAAAACAAACCAGTTAAATTAACATGTGTAATTTGTATGCTTATTGATTGCAGTCCACTTACAGTCAATCCTGTAAACCAGCTACAATGTGACACTTTCATTGAACACAGTATGCAGTGAAACTCCATTTTTAATTGATCTGTAGTACACAAGTGAATTGATGATGAAGGGTTTAAAGTTGTGGAAGTGTCTTCAGGTTTGAACTGTGCTTTCCGGATGACCACGAGCTTGATCAGGATTGTTGTTGTCTTGGGGAGGAAGTGCATGCACAGCATGCTGGTGACAGCGCTCTGCAATGTGCTAGTTGCTGTCATCTCCAATTAACCCCATCTGCCTTGATAAGCCATTAAGCGCAGAATGCTGTGGCGCTGAGAAAAGCTGGATTTGCTGCAACTAATCAGAGGAAGGAGTGCTAGCAGCTATCTTGTGATGTCATAACACTTGTCTGTATGCTagtacactaccgttcaaaagtttggggtcagtaagatttttaatgtttttaaaagaagtctcttatgctcactaaggttgcatttatttgatcaaaaaatacagtaaaagcagcaatattttgaaataatattgtgagttaaaagaactgttttctagttgaatatattttaaaatgtaatttgttcttgtgatggcaaaactgaattttcctCAACCAtgattccagtcttcagtgtcacatgatcctttgcatatcattctaatatcctgatttggaaacaagaaacaagaaacatttcttgttgtattttttcaggtatctttgattaatagaaggttcaaaaacagcatttttttataCTGTCACTTGATCGATTTAATGTGCCCTTGGCTGAatacaagtattaatttatataaaaaaaaaatagaaatgacattaacttgtgaacagcagtgtatactgaattttaatgttaaaaaagtttCTACAGTAAACCTGGTctgttgttaaaaaaacacGGTGTCCTATGGTTTTGGTGAATTTCATCCATAGTTTTAGCTAtagatttataaaataaaacagtttaaaatactGGTCATATTCTGTTCAACAATCGAGATCATTTGATAAAATAAGCATACAATAGCATTGGTTAGAATTTTGCCAAAATagtatactgtttttattatctTCATTTTTGTTCTTCTAGGCAAGAAATTCTTCCAGTTCCTATTCAAGTTCATTGAGAGACCTCCTGCAGCGCAAGATCAACGCACTGGAAGAACAGCTCCATCATCACTATGACAGTCATTATGGTCATCATGACAGCCATCACGGATATGGTCATCATGAGGATAACCATGACCATGATGACCACCATAATAACCACCACAATAGCCACCATGAGGACCATCATGATAACCATGACAGCCACCAGGCAAACCACCACGACGACCATCACTCCAGTAACCATCGTAACCACCATTATAGTTATCGCCATGACCGTCACACCGAACACCATGATGATCACCACGATGACCACCATGGCAATCACCAAGACAATCATCAAAGTGGCCATGATGATCATCATGACAGCCACCACAACAGCAACCACCATGATGATCATCATGATGATGGCCATCATGGCAATGGACACCATGATGATGGACACCATGGAAATGATGATCATGTTCATCATCCACAAACCTCAATCAAACCACCTGGGTCTAGAGCACCGGTCCGTGGAGCCATCAACAAACTAGACGCAGTGCTGAGTAACCTTCACCACAAAACTCCAGAACAAGGTGACATGTCCTAAAAGTAGAACAAAATAGAATTGAATGAATTATACCTTAtcaaattacctttttttttaaatataatttttttaaccattttttaaatgtttatccGTTTTTTACATAGGACAACTGTAAGTGTACTATAAAATCTATTttgtatgaaatattttaacatatttaaaaacaaaacaacaacaaatgacTAAATGTCAACAAATCTAAATgactaaacatattttaaaatgtaatttattactgtgacgTCACATGaaccctcagaaatcattctgaagTTATAAATGCTGATAAACATTTGCTCAATTATTGTCAGTTATTACTGGTGGACAACTATTAATAAGTcaggttcttattattataataaggttttgcttcatattttgagaaaaccatgatatattttgtacaaaattatttgataaatagaaagttaaaaaaactgcatttatttgaaatggattattttttttttttttttgtagtattaGAAATCACATTACAGTCACCTTTGATCAATCATCGTGAGTAAAATATAtgcttttaataataaatgtttttttttttaattttcccaCAAATTAATTTTCCCAGTTCccacaaatacaaacaaacaaacaatcaaacatTGGTTAGCATAATTTTAGATGTTATGCTGCCTAGAAATGCAATCCCGTTTCACAGTTTCTTATTTTCTTCTCTAACAGGGCCAAATAAGAAGCCCAAGAATCCCGACGCTTTTCAGATTGGCTTCCCGATGCGCACCAACTACATGTATGGGCGAATAAAGCGCACCCTTCTGAGCGAGATCTTCGCCCTCACAGTCTGTCTTTGGTTGAAAGGGGGCTCAGCTCCTGGGATCGGAACCCCGTTCTCCTACTCTGTCCCGGGCCAGGCCAATGAGCTTGTCCTGATTGAATGGGGCAACAATCCTATGGAGCTGCTGGTGAATGACAAGGTAAAGAAATCATCCAATTATAAAACAGGCATTGCATAACGAATGCTCTAGATTTATTAAACACAGgcaatcaaaaacattttagcttGGAAGTGTATTTAAATTGATGCAATCGAACATGTCATAACATTAGACAAAACATTTGTGATCAAATGTATTGTGATAAAATGCTAGG
This portion of the Onychostoma macrolepis isolate SWU-2019 chromosome 19, ASM1243209v1, whole genome shotgun sequence genome encodes:
- the si:dkey-14o18.2 gene encoding neuronal pentraxin-1, yielding MMTKSTNYVIMALPFSEHMKWGGILRSHFLLFLLSLLPSVAVSSVPGLEYDWGTQPKLVCIPIPADVDPSCFTPGEASHGASNGHGNGHGNGHHGPVSGPPSSHSGSSSSSRHGISDEAKATILHLRESLVRQKETILDQRETIRELTAKLTLCESFGRGHHEDHHGPSQHNSQHSSHHYDGHHADPHFPLNGHRSDHHRGKSPYLGKHGFSPEQTGKTLQALKERLENLQARNSSSSYSSSLRDLLQRKINALEEQLHHHYDSHYGHHDSHHGYGHHEDNHDHDDHHNNHHNSHHEDHHDNHDSHQANHHDDHHSSNHRNHHYSYRHDRHTEHHDDHHDDHHGNHQDNHQSGHDDHHDSHHNSNHHDDHHDDGHHGNGHHDDGHHGNDDHVHHPQTSIKPPGSRAPVRGAINKLDAVLSNLHHKTPEQGPNKKPKNPDAFQIGFPMRTNYMYGRIKRTLLSEIFALTVCLWLKGGSAPGIGTPFSYSVPGQANELVLIEWGNNPMELLVNDKAVTLPLSLTDSKWHHLCITWSTRDGMWEAYLDGVKRGSGENLSPWHPIKPGGVFILGQEQDTLGGRFDATQSFVGEMSDLQLWSRMLTPTEIYNQASCSSHLTGDVITWSESMVELHGGVTKYPFDPCH